Part of the Streptomyces sp. WMMC500 genome is shown below.
GGGGCGCCGAGGCGACCCCGCGTGGATCGACTCCCTGATCGACGTGGTCGGCCTGCGGGACCGGCTGCACCACCGGCCGGCCGAGCTGTCCGGCGGGCAGCAGCAGCGCGTCGCCGTGGCCCGCGCCTTCGCCGGCCGCCCCGACGTGGTCTTCGCCGACGAGCCCACCGGCAACCTCGACTCGCGCTCCGGCGCCGAGGTCCTGGGCCTCCTCGCCGGCACCGTACGCGAGCTGGGGCGCACCGTCGTCATGGTCACCCACGACCCGGTCGCGGCGGCCTACGCCGACGAGGTGGTCTTCCTCGCCGACGGCCGCCTGGTCGACCGCATGGCCTCGCCCACCGCGGACCGCGTGCTGGACCGCATGCAGCGCTTCGTGGGCGAGGGCCCCCGCACCGCCCGTTCCCTGGACACCACCGCGGAGAGGAAGAGTCCGTCATGAGCGGTACCCGCGCGTCGCTGCGGCTGAGCATGGCCGGACTGCGCACGCACAAGCGCCGGTTCGCCGGCACGTTCTTCGCCGTGCTCCTCGGCGTCGCGTTCCTCGGGGGCACCCTCGTCATGGGGGACACCCTCAGGTCCGGCTTCGACGCCATGTTCGGCCGCGCCACCGGCGGTACGGACGCGGTGGTGCGCGGCGACGACATGATCACCACGCCCGGCGAGTCGTTCGGCACCCGCAGGACCGTCCCCACCGGGCTGGCGGACGAGATCGCGCGGATGCCGGGCGTCGCCGCCGCCGAGCCCCGGATCGAGGGACCCGGGCAACTCCTCGACAAGGACGGCGAGCCGGTGGGCGGCGGGGGCCCTCCGACCCTGGCCGGCAACTGGATCGCCGACGAGGACCTCAACTCGTACCAGATCGACGAGGGCCGCACGCCCGAGCGCTCCGGTGAGGCGGTGATCAACCGCGGCGCCGCGAAGGACGCCGGTCTGGGGATCGGCGACACCACCACCGTGCGCACCCCCGACCCGCTGAAGGTGACGATCGTCGGCATCTCCACCTTCGGCGGCGAGGACGCCATGGGCCAGACCAGCTTCACGGCGCTGACCCGGGCCGACGCGGAGAAGTACCTGACCGCCGAGCCCGGCCGGGCCACCAGCATCCAGGTGCGCGCGGGGCCGGGGCAGAGCCAGGCCGAGCTGGTCGAGTCCCTGTCTCCCGCGCTGCCCGACGGCATCGAGGCCGTCACCGGGCAGGAGGTCACCGAGGAGAACCAGGACCAGATCGCCGGCCAGTTCCTCAGCGGCTTCACCGCCGGCCTGCTCGGCTTCGCGGGCGTGGCCATGCTGGTCGCGACGTTCAGCATCTACAACACCTTCGCGATCGTCGTCGCCCAGCGCACCCGCGACAACGCCCTGCTGCGTGCGCTCGGCGCCACCCGGCGCCAGGTCGTGGCCCAGACCATGGCCGAGGCCCTGGTCGTCGCCGTGCTCGCCTCGCTGGTGGGCCTCGCCGGCGGCGTGGGGATCGCGGCCGGACTGCAGGCGCTGTTCCCGGCGGTCGGCTTCCCGTTCCCCGACGGCGCGCTGGTGATCAGCGGGCTGTCGCTCGCAGTGCCGTTCGCCACCGGCGTGGTGGTGTGCCTGGCCTCCGCGCTGGCGCCCGCCGTCCGCGCCGGCCGCACGTCGCCGCTGGCGGCGCTGCGCGAGACGACCGTGGACGACTCGGGGTCCTCGCGGGTACGCGCCCTGGTCGGCGGCGTGTTCATCGCCGCGGGCGCCGCGCTGACGGTGTACGGGGCCGTGCCCCGCGGAGACTCCGCAGAACCGTCGGTGACGCTGACGGTCGCCGGCGCGGTGGTGACGCTCGCCGCGTTCGTGGTGCTGGGCCCGGTGGCGTCCTCGTACGCGGTACGGATCCTCGGCGCCCCGCTGCGCCGCATGAACGGCCGCCTGGCCCGCCGCAACGCGCTGCGCAGCCCCAAGCGCACCGCGGCCACCGCGACCGCGCTGATGATCGGCGTCGCCGTGGTGTCCCTGTTCACGGTCTTCGGCGCCTCGCTGAAGGCCACGATGGACCAGACCGTCTCGCGCGCCTTCGCCGGCGACGTGGCGGTGCGGGTGCCGGCCTTCGGCCCGGAGAGCGGCGCGCTCAGCCCCAAGGTAGCCCCCGCGGTCGGGAAGCTGCCGGAGGTCGAGCACGCGCTCGGCCTCGGCACCGGGGTGGCGCGGGTGGACGGTGGGGGGCGGGCGCTGACCGTCACGGACCCGGAGCGGATGGGCGGCGTGCTGGACCTCGGCGCGGTCGAGGGCAGCCTGACGGACCTGGGCACGAACGGCGTCGCGGTGTCGAAGAGCGAGGCGGACGACCATGGCTGGAAGGTCGGCAGCACCGCGCGCTTCACCTTCACCGACGGCGAGAAGCAGCCTTTCACCGTTCGGGCCGTCTACGACCAGGCGGACCTGGCCGGGGACTACGTCGTCACCCGCGAGGCGTGGCAGCCGCACCGGACGCAGGACTCCGACTCGCTGGTCGCGGTCGCGTTCCGGGACGGCGTGACCGAGGCGGACGGCAAGGCGGCCGTGGAATCCGTCGCGGAGCGGTACGGCAACCCGGAGGTGCAGACGCGGGACGAGTTCGCCGAGTCCTCGGCGGCGGGCGTCGACATGATGCTGACGCTGGTCTACGCGCTGCTGGCGCTCGCCGTCCTCATCGCCCTGCTGGGCATCGCCAACACCCTGACGCTGGCCGTGCACGAGCGCACCCGCGAACTGGGCCTGCTGCGCGCGGTCGGCCAGACCCGGGCGCAGCTTCGCGCCATGGTCCGCTGGGAGTCGGTGCTCGTCGCTGCCTTCGGCACGGCGGGCGGGCTGACGCTCGGCGCGTTCCTCGGCTGGGCCATGACGAGGGCCACGGACTCCTCCGGCGACGGGGTGTTCACGGTGCCGCCGCTGCAGTTGGCGATCGTCGCGCTGGTCGGCCTCGCGGCGGGCGCACTCGCGGCCTGGCGCCCGTCCCGGCGGGCGGCGCGGCTGGACGTCCTGGGCGCGGTCGCGACGGAATGACCTGCGGCCCGCACCGCCGCGGGTGGCCGTCCGGCTCCTCACGGGGAGCCGGCCGGTCACCGCGCCGTGTTCGCGGGCGAAGCCGGGGGCTCAGCCGAAGTCCGCGGCTCCGTGATCGCGGCCGCGCGCGGCGCGTACCGCTTCGAGGAAGCGGCCCGCCGCCTGCGCGCCCGACTCCCCGCCCGGGTCCCGTTCGCCGGTCAGCGTCAGGACGTACTGCCTGCCGTTGACCGACGCCAGCGCCCGGTCGCCGCGGCCGAACCACGGCCGGCCCGCGCGCACCTCCCGCACCGGGGCGCTGTCGATCTGGGTGCCGTAGCTGGTGAGCAGCTCCAGCCGGCCGTCCTTGATATGCACCTGTCCCGCCCGGGTCAGCGAGCGCAACCAGCGCCCTATCCGTACCCCGCGAGCCGTGTACTCCGTCTCCGCCACGCCGACCCTCCTCGGCTCCCCCACAGCGCTCCCCCTGGAGCGATGAGCGCGCATGGGCGGCACCACCCGCGGGCGGCACCAGCACTCCTGCCAGTGTGCCCACGACCGGCCGGGGTGGCCAGAGGCCCCGCATAGGATCGGGTCGTGACCGCCAGCGCACCACCCCCGGCCGCCGTGCCCGGCGGCGCCCTCCCCACCCTCGACGTGGACCGCAGCGACCCCGGCGCGCGCGCCTGGCTGAAGGAGGCCGTCCGCAAGGTGCAGGCCGAGGCCAACCGCACCGCCGACACGCACCTGCTCCGCTTCCCGCTGCCCGAACGCTGGGACATCGACCTGTACCTGAAGGACGAGTCCACCCACCCCACCGGCAGCCTCAAGCACCGCCTGGCCCGCTCGCTCTTCCTCTACGGGCTCTGCAACGGCTGGATCCGCCGCGGCAAGCCCGTCATCGAGGCATCCTCCGGCTCCACGGCGGTCTCCGAGGCGTACTTCGCCGATCTCATCGGCGTGCCCTTCATCGCCGTCATGCCGCGCACCACCAGCCGGGAGAAGACCCGGCTCATCGAGTTCCACGGCGGCACCTGCCACCTGGTGGACGACCCGCGGACGGTGTACGAGGTGTCCGCCCGGCTGGCCGAGGAGACCGGCGGCCACTACATGGACCAGTTCACCTACGCCGAGCGGGCGACGGACTGGCGCGGCAACAACAACATCGCCGAGTCGATCTACACCCAGCTCCGCCTGGAGCGCTTCCCCGAGCCCGCCTGGATCGTCGCCACCGCGGGCACCGGCGGCACGTCGGCCACCATCGCCCGCTACGTGCGCTACCTCCAGTACGACACCCGCGTCTGCGTCGCCGACCCCGAGAACTCCTGCTTCTTCGCCGGCTGGGAGAGCGGCGACCCGGACGTCGGGGTCGACCGCGGCTCACGCATCGAGGGCATCGGCCGCCCCCGCATGGAGCCCAGCTTCCTGCCCGCGGCCATCGACCGGATGATGAAGGTCCCCGACGCGGCCACCGTCGCGGCGGTACGCGCCCTGGAGCGGGCCATCGGCCGCCGCGCGGGCGGTTCGACCGGCACCGGGCTGTGGAGCGCGCTGAAGATCGTCGGGGAGATGGTGGCCGAGGGCCGCGCCGGCAGCGTCGTCACCCTGCTCTGCGATCCGGGCGACCGCTACCTCGACAAGTACTACTCCGACGACTGGCTCGCCGGGCAGGGCCTCGACATCGGCCCGTACGCCGCGCACCTCGACGCCTTCCTGGCCACCGGCCGCTGGACCTGCTGAGGACCCGGGCGGGGGATGGGGCCGGGGATCCGGCGGGGGACCCGCCCCGAGACCGGCCGCTCAGCCCTCCGCCGGCTCCGCCGGCTCGCCCGCGACCACGACCTCCGGCAGGTGCTCCGCCATCTCCTCGCGCGCCTCCGCCCGCACCGCCGGATCCGTGACCAGTGCGTCCACCGCGTCCAGCGACGCGAACGAACTCAGGCCCA
Proteins encoded:
- a CDS encoding PLP-dependent cysteine synthase family protein, translated to MTASAPPPAAVPGGALPTLDVDRSDPGARAWLKEAVRKVQAEANRTADTHLLRFPLPERWDIDLYLKDESTHPTGSLKHRLARSLFLYGLCNGWIRRGKPVIEASSGSTAVSEAYFADLIGVPFIAVMPRTTSREKTRLIEFHGGTCHLVDDPRTVYEVSARLAEETGGHYMDQFTYAERATDWRGNNNIAESIYTQLRLERFPEPAWIVATAGTGGTSATIARYVRYLQYDTRVCVADPENSCFFAGWESGDPDVGVDRGSRIEGIGRPRMEPSFLPAAIDRMMKVPDAATVAAVRALERAIGRRAGGSTGTGLWSALKIVGEMVAEGRAGSVVTLLCDPGDRYLDKYYSDDWLAGQGLDIGPYAAHLDAFLATGRWTC
- a CDS encoding ABC transporter ATP-binding protein, which gives rise to MTPATAPVLTGAAARVVDAVKVYGTGDTEVRALDGVGVAFPAGRFTAIMGPSGSGKSTLMHCAAGLDTLTAGAAFIGDTELGALDDKRLTILRRDRIGFVFQAFNLLPTLTVAENITLPMDLAGRRGDPAWIDSLIDVVGLRDRLHHRPAELSGGQQQRVAVARAFAGRPDVVFADEPTGNLDSRSGAEVLGLLAGTVRELGRTVVMVTHDPVAAAYADEVVFLADGRLVDRMASPTADRVLDRMQRFVGEGPRTARSLDTTAERKSPS
- a CDS encoding FtsX-like permease family protein, translating into MSGTRASLRLSMAGLRTHKRRFAGTFFAVLLGVAFLGGTLVMGDTLRSGFDAMFGRATGGTDAVVRGDDMITTPGESFGTRRTVPTGLADEIARMPGVAAAEPRIEGPGQLLDKDGEPVGGGGPPTLAGNWIADEDLNSYQIDEGRTPERSGEAVINRGAAKDAGLGIGDTTTVRTPDPLKVTIVGISTFGGEDAMGQTSFTALTRADAEKYLTAEPGRATSIQVRAGPGQSQAELVESLSPALPDGIEAVTGQEVTEENQDQIAGQFLSGFTAGLLGFAGVAMLVATFSIYNTFAIVVAQRTRDNALLRALGATRRQVVAQTMAEALVVAVLASLVGLAGGVGIAAGLQALFPAVGFPFPDGALVISGLSLAVPFATGVVVCLASALAPAVRAGRTSPLAALRETTVDDSGSSRVRALVGGVFIAAGAALTVYGAVPRGDSAEPSVTLTVAGAVVTLAAFVVLGPVASSYAVRILGAPLRRMNGRLARRNALRSPKRTAATATALMIGVAVVSLFTVFGASLKATMDQTVSRAFAGDVAVRVPAFGPESGALSPKVAPAVGKLPEVEHALGLGTGVARVDGGGRALTVTDPERMGGVLDLGAVEGSLTDLGTNGVAVSKSEADDHGWKVGSTARFTFTDGEKQPFTVRAVYDQADLAGDYVVTREAWQPHRTQDSDSLVAVAFRDGVTEADGKAAVESVAERYGNPEVQTRDEFAESSAAGVDMMLTLVYALLALAVLIALLGIANTLTLAVHERTRELGLLRAVGQTRAQLRAMVRWESVLVAAFGTAGGLTLGAFLGWAMTRATDSSGDGVFTVPPLQLAIVALVGLAAGALAAWRPSRRAARLDVLGAVATE